The nucleotide sequence GGCCATACCACccagatagagaaagcctggtggtggcgctggtgaaagggctcgcctgTTTACTCGTCGTCGTGTGAGTCAGCCAATAAGGATCGTGTTTCCgatggccgtagccaatcacgaaggTGCTTTTGGCTctcgtggccatgaagacgaaccaccgtcgtctgcgagttgtggtTGAACggccccgcgtactaaatgagaAAAACTTCGAAATAAAGTACAAAAAGGTCTGAATTTTTCTCAAAAGTGATTTTCTGggaagcgtcttgcactttttgtctaaatatttaggtctgcaggttccaggtgagcggCAGTCATTTGCGGGTTCTCGAATTCCCAGAACAGtcaatcgcagtagcagacgaattctgactctcgTAGCGCAggtgggagaggaggcaatgagcaggctttctgtatatATATGGCGTTGGTTTAGCAGATGACGAAACCCGAAGACtagcgaccgcgacgcccctagcgtgatccgaGCCATGTTCGAgtggcaactgtcacgtgacccAGCGCGGGCCAAaggccgagcgctcggccgtttcgCCATATTTTCACCAGTCGAATTTGCCATTGGTATGGGTAAACGTAACATCGAAGAACGTATGGActtgaacaacaactttattttgagattatgAATGGACAGGCATGCCTGTATGCTGTTTTAATCATTTTAGTGTAATTTGATTTCTTTTTGCTTAGTCTGATGATGTCAACACAACCTGATTTTAGTTTGAACTGCCACGAAGATGACGATATTATGGAATTGCCCGAGCAACACATGCCAAGCTGCCGGTGGCATTAGGCAGTCACCTGATTGCTGGTCTCTCTGCGGGGAGAAGCAATCGATGTCATAAGAAAATAACACCCTATTCTAATAGCGCGCGTCCCTGAAATGTACAAGTGTTACTCTTGCATACTCATAGAAGTCTATATCACTATATATCTATGTCATTTTGATGACTGTGCAACAAAGTGCTTTCTCGCATCACGTATGAGTAACTGAAATCGGTGCTTGGACAGCACATGCGTGATGACCCTGCCCCAagtgataacaacaacaacaacaactttattttcagaaggagagtgaggaggttcatcgccagaggcgatactctaccccattgctggtggggatgtggggtatAAAATACGGAGCCccctcacaataacgatcggagtCCGATGATGTCCAGAAATGGtggctggactctcgccccttcaccctctcgaaattgcttggtccctggcccaatccagcccagcaaccaGTGATGTGACCAGCCAAGTGAGGACAATTTACTGTTGGACTACTGGAAATCCGCATCAATCAGGTGCTTCGATAGCGTCGTCATTAATCTGCCTTCATAATGGAACTTGCGACGTAGAACGAAGTTTCAGCTTATTCAGTTATATATGCAGACATCAATGGACAATAGACATTTAAGGGCACAGCTGACATGGCTGATAAATGGCTTTTAAATTATAGCCATAAGGCACTTGTCGTCTTCAATATTTTTTTACTCATTCAGAGAGACGTGAACTTTTTCTTGACCCAAAAAGCACAAATGAAAATTTGcgaacattgaaaaaaaaagaagaaaaagttttAGACACGTTGAGGCTTCACTTCGTTAAACACTTTGTATGTTGCAGTCTCGGaacagtgttttttttcttttctttttttgcaaataCACCAGTTACAAACGATTCCGTCACATCTCCTTGTTCAGAGGGTAACAATCTGTGGAATTCATCGCTGAAGAAGACAATGAGCCTGAGCAATCACCTACCTCCCCCTCAGGTGACGAGCTTATCGTTCATTCTGATCTCATTCGCGGCAATAAACACATCGTCAACCTGCCTGGCTGCCTCGTCTTCCACAAAACCCATACCTCGCAGGATCCGGTTTCTGCACCCCGAATTTTGACAAGTATAAATCTCGGAGACACCCGCCTCCAGTCAACGCTCTGCAAGTAGGTCACGCTTCCGCACAGCTCCTCAGTTACCCCTTTCCCTCAGCCTCTGACGTAACCTAACGCGGCACATGATTGGCCGCCCCCTCCCCTGGGCGACTTCACCCTATACCTGGCATCAATAATGTTCACCATCAAAATCCGTCTCAcgaaaattgttttctttttttttttttttctgcggggAAAATCCTGTGCGtgcggtgttacattgaaaaagggggtatgtcatgctcctggatttCGTTCAGTTTCTGCTTAGTCACGCGCCCAAAAACGATGCTAACAGGACATGCAGGTAGAGTAAACATATAGCCTTGTTACAccttttgcatttgcgttattcgaggaaacccaactgcaattactttaccaaatattcacttgcagctttcccgttttggggtttttcgacttatccccttattgcgtgCAGAGGTTCAACTATCGGGTATTTACGCTCTTTGACCAAGGACACCCCACGTTatattggaattattcgactcacCTGGTTCCACGTTTGTGTGCTGACGGGATTGAAGTGGTCGACCTGTTGTTTGAACCATACCTCTTTCACATCGCGAACATCCGAGACCTGCTTCGTCGATTTAGGCAAACCGAGAATCCCATGAATGCTGTTCGGTCGACCCCTGTGGATCAGAGGTCCACTGCCATGGGCCACTGGGTGGCACAGGACTACGACGAAAATGAACACTACCACTCCGGCCGTACCCATGATCGCAACTGATCAGAGTGCTGAGGGTTGCTTCAGATATGTTCTGCTTCGATATCGTCGTCTGGCTATTGTGTGAGGGAAGATAGCGCACTGTTGTTCGGACACTTCAACGACCACGATGTTTTGAAAGCTGAGCACCCTTTGGACTCTTGCACGCACAAGTCTACTCCCCTTGCCAGTGTTTCATCTGACGCTTCGTATTATATTTTTATAGGACTTGTATTCGCGTGAGCGGACCACACGTGTTTTTATTGTTGCATTCTGAATAGGCTAGCAGGTTTTATGATGCTTCACAAAAGCAACACCCGCGTTAGGTCTGCCATCGCAGGATCCTGTATTGAAACTCGTAAACGATACAACTTGGCTGTATCTAAGGGCCTGGAGTGTGTGTGGACCTTTACGGATAATGTACAATACAGATTAGTGAAAGATGTACTTTTTTAAAGCGGTAGCTAGTGCCATCCACCATGTACCTGTGTATCGTCCGTGGATTGATAGCGCCAACCACCACGTGACACTCGTCATGACCACGTGACAGCCTTACAGAGCTACCGCATTTAGAGGCGTTCGGCTCAAATGTCCAACGGTATACGGCCAacagacgagttcagaaaatcccagtgttctttgcgcacgcattgcatcctgggcgttTGCTGAgcggaacgaagaataatccttcacatttcgctttcgctaaccttgacacgtcgtggacaatatTGACCGGTAGgtgagaaatcggaacagtttggaggtcacccgtttctttcgtatgaGTAAGCTCTCACAGCTCAAAGCGACGCTAGGcattctgggattttctgaactcgtctattgttATTGCGACTGAAACTACACACAAATGCCTTACTTTGTGACGTGCAACGTCGAAGTCGTAGGAGTCACGTTCCTAAGTATTATCCGACCATAGCCCGCGACACGGTTGCCGAGAACTCAGCCTGGCCAGCAGAACTCTTCCGTATCCCAGCACGGCCCGACAgatttatggcgaattcgggtggtaaTTTCGTggtgactttttctttttttttttttgccagatcccgagctgTCATGTTCGCTTTGTCAAAGCgcagcaatctcgcatgttcgcgctcggaatttgccagctagcacttttttcgcccgtCTCGAAACGACCGGGCAGCGGGGTCCGGTgacgtcacatccgcactgcaagggTGGCGGCGGTCCCCATTGGCTAACATGTCgaagttagcagacgacgaaacccgaagacgagcgaccgcgatgcccctaacgtgatccaagtacctaaaaccgctagattcctggcactcacgttcgggtggcaacagtcacgtgatccagcgcgggcaATTTCCGAGCGTTAGGCCGTGTGGCCATGGAATGACCACCCAAACTCGTCATTAGAATGTGGCTCATCTAACCGGTATACGACAGGGACGCAAGCAAACCATAATAGAAAGGCACTATACCATCCATAAGGCAACAATCCAGTGCACCTGGAACGATGTTTATCAAAACATTCGGGTAGATAATGCATGGCAAGTTTGAAGCTCTTAAACTGGCCTGCGGTGCAAATGTAACGTCTGAACCTACAACCCATAAGTGGTACCGAACTAACGGAGTAGCCATACGCCTTCCTATCCACGCAGACAAGTCACCCGGAGGGTACCGCCGAGGTCGGTTTGGGCCCTCTCTCAGGAACGGTCATATAcaatggttggttggttggatGGAGTGTTCCTAGCGAGCAGTCCGGGTAACCTTTAGATGGGTAACAATCCATCTGCAATGAATATCTGTTTGCTAGATTTCTCGCGTATGGCCAGCTTTTATTTAATTTCTCTCAAATTTGATTCGCACGGGCTATTTCTGGAAAGGGGGATTGCAGCACGTGTCGCAGCTGCATCCGGCAAGAATGTGTATCCGGCAAGTTTCTTAGTCTGCTGTCTTATGTCAGTACACGGATTTCCGCTAAGTATACTTGATCTCGTGGGCTGTGTAAGATTCATCACGAAACTACCTTTGCTCCGATCCGAAGGTCTGTAGCCACCGACTCTAATCGAGGAAAACAAAAATGGAGTTCGGCCTCATGCCCGAGAAAGACAATATGCCACCAGTAGTCTCCCCAGAAATTGACCTCTGGGTGGGGGGTAATGTTTTTGGACACACGTGGGCATTGGCCGTCGTGCTGTGTTGGGGGGTGTACGCTCCCCTGAAGGAGGGGGGAGGAAAATCCCTGGATGCGCAAGTTCCTTCCAACGTCGTTCATGATCATAAGCGCCTCGCGACGTAATGCCACGAATTGTCGTACCAACCTTCTTCAGCTGTTTCCATACCGACACATGTAAATAGCAGAATTCAGATGCGGCCTATGCATGCGTTGTGTAATACGGGCAAACATTCGATCACATATACACAGAAGCGGAGGCAAATAACGAAGGAAGCTCTATATATAGCGGTTAcgcaacaacaaaaacacacacacacacagagaaaagGTAGGCGAACAATATTAAAAGCAGTACAAGACACACCCATTTTCTTGGGTGCCCCTACAGCAGCAGGGCAAGTGTCCCAAAGGAACGAAACGGTGTCACACGAGAGAACCCCTTTTGTGAATGTTTTCTCGGAACACTGGGAAGGATGCTCCATCACCTAAGGTCGTGTAGACGGGGATGAGCCATAGTCTCTTCTCCCTTCCAAAGACCTCGGCCATGTTATTGCAGATCCCGAGGTTGTACCGGTTCGCCTCCGAAGACATGAGCTCCAGGGTGGTTCGGTTCCGACATATCAGGTACGCGTGGAAAAACAACAGCATCCAAAAGGCTAAGccgaagaagatagacaacaagAACAGAAAGGTAATGTTGATGTCTGGCCAGAAGCCGATCTCTCGCCGAACGTCGACGCCGAAGTTGTGGAACGTCGTCGCTGTCATGTAAGCGCAGTGGACGCCGGAGTAGAACAGAAACAAGACGAAGAACTTGTAGTTGGTGAAGGACACGCAGGTATTAAACCAGGGGCAGTGGTGGTCCATCTTCAGCACGCATATGCCGCAGATGGAACAGTGGTGACACCTTTCGGGCTTTATTAAGTGGCAGTGGTGGCAGTAACTCCGCGAGCCTTGCGCTCCGCCGGGAC is from Ornithodoros turicata isolate Travis chromosome 8, ASM3712646v1, whole genome shotgun sequence and encodes:
- the LOC135366143 gene encoding palmitoyltransferase ZDHHC15-like; amino-acid sequence: MEDSPRRDFAIGDTIINVDHAGLSKYPKDDGRRIRDFQDVMVSVLRLCVAFCPGCGLPRRCRWIVRTCKKIPLCIEVATLCWAYYTYIYIMCYHLLADRFLSKWGSIIGYHGTLMICLWPFKQMLVTPLKPVPVSFYVMQRPGGAQGSRSYCHHCHLIKPERCHHCSICGICVLKMDHHCPWFNTCVSFTNYKFFVLFLFYSGVHCAYMTATTFHNFGVDVRREIGFWPDINITFLFLLSIFFGLAFWMLLFFHAYLICRNRTTLELMSSEANRYNLGICNNMAEVFGREKRLWLIPVYTTLGDGASFPVFRENIHKRGSLV